Proteins co-encoded in one Acipenser ruthenus chromosome 3, fAciRut3.2 maternal haplotype, whole genome shotgun sequence genomic window:
- the LOC117394304 gene encoding chorion-specific transcription factor GCMb, giving the protein MSKSADQFDESDCVCSFGMKLTWDINDPKLPQDIKQYDAFQEWTDGYVRYIYSAEDKNAQRHLSGWAMRNTNNHNCQILKKSCLGVVICNRNCSLQDGTKIQLRPAICDKARQKQQKKLCPSCNSPLELVPCRGHSGYPVTNFWRIDGKSLYFQAKGVHDHPRPESKSETEARRSAVKRRMSSPNFSQKKRLMETEAGRYHDSGGHYPNVHHLSCMDGPERYSIIAESNFPIQPQHYPPFQNTEPYKLAYDSPSSAVEATSSLQKASNHRIYMTRPPCGYEFSMPGCLGSGSYTALYKDSGNPQPEPDSSKVCMQLGGSQHNLSPLNIHERNYDTPSKHHGWKQILGKGGYGERSEYGQIPANTNHHYYNGEYPCRYGGPAPANTPALQTIITTTTKVSYQPCKPSVVKYNDNLYDVKTLQNCNSLLENGSATSYPEIKVPEDTGVIKSALTYQPETLSTKTERAESLENYRYGNYSSSNYPERIAHPFRYENGEYGN; this is encoded by the exons ATGTCAAAATCTGCAGATCAGTTTGACGAGTCTGATTGTGTTTGTTCCTTTGGGATGAAACTTACCTGGGATATCAACGACCCAAAATTGCCACAG GACATCAAACAATATGACGCTTTTCAAGAATGGACAGATGGGTATGTACGGTACATCTACAGCGCGGAGGATAAGAATGCGCAGAGGCATCTAAGCGGATGGGCCATGCGAAACACCAATAATCACAACTGCCAGATCCTCAAGAAGTCCTGTCTCGGGGTGGTCATCTGCAACAGGAACTGCTCATTACAGGATGGCACCAAAATTCAGCTCAGACCGGCGATTTGTGACAAGGCACGGCAGAAACAGCAAA AAAAACTGTGCCCCAGCTGTAATTCTCCGTTAGAGCTTGTGCCTTGTCGGGGACACAGTGGATACCCAGTGACTAACTTTTGGAGAATAGATGGCAAATCCTTATATTTCCAG GCTAAAGGGGTCCATGACCACCCTCGACCAGAAAGCAAATCAGAGACAGAGGCTAGAAGGAGTGCTGTTAAAAGAAGAATGTCATCTCCTAATTTCTCCCAGAAGAAGAGACTAATGGAAACAGAG GCGGGTAGATACCATGACAGTGGTGGCCATTACcccaatgtccatcatttatccTGCATGGATGGCCCTGAAAGGTACAGCATCATTGCAGAATCCAACTTCCCAATACAGCCCCAGCACTATCCTCCTTTTCAAAACACAGAGCCCTACAAACTTGCCTATGACTCACCAAGCAGTGCAGTGGAGGCCACATCCTCACTCCAGAAGGCTTCCAACCACAGAATCTACATGACACGGCCACCATGTGGCTATGAGTTTAGCATGCCTGGCTGCCTAGGGTCTGGTTCTTACACAGCTCTTTATAAAGACTCCGGCAATCCACAGCCCGAGCCAGATTCAAGCAAAGTGTGTATGCAGCTCGGTGGATCTCAACATAACCTGAGCCCATTGAACATTCATGAAAGGAACTATGATACCCCAAGCAAGCACCATGGATGGAAGCAGATATTGGGCAAAGGTGGATATGGTGAAAGGAGTGAATATGGACAAATTCCAGCCAATACTAATCACCATTACTATAATGGGGAATACCCTTGTAGATATGGTGGACCTGCCCCGGCTAATACCCCAGCTTTGCAGACAATTATAACTACTACCACCAAGGTGTCTTACCAGCCTTGCAAACCATCAGTGGTCAAGTACAATGATAACCTTTATGATGTCAAAACCCTTCAGAACTGTAACTCTTTGTTGGAAAACGGATCTGCAACATCATATCCAGAAATAAAGGTCCCAGAAGATACAGGAGTAATCAAATCAGCTTTAACATATCAACCAGAAACACTGTCTACTAAAACAGAAAGAGCAGAGAGTCTGGAGAACTACAGATACGGAAACTATTCATCCAGCAATTACCCTGAACGCATAGCACATCCGTTCAGATATGAAAATGGGGAATAcggaaattaa